A stretch of Amphiura filiformis unplaced genomic scaffold, Afil_fr2py scaffold_26, whole genome shotgun sequence DNA encodes these proteins:
- the LOC140143746 gene encoding lysosomal cobalamin transporter ABCD4-like, with the protein MESESELQSPPEVNIKSRKDSQDAKKYRCDFLFLKRFRRILGLCFPGCFSPHTALFLLLLIVAVGEQIAVYYVGLIPSEFYSVLPVKNFDGFMEVLWQSLLYIILIAVNKSARQYISSLLYIRWREALTAYIHKYYFRNFTYYQLNVLRVDSIDNPDQRITQDVERLCNQFSQIISLFLISPFTVAFYTYNCYVNSGWIGPVSIYLFFIIGTVINKFVMSPVVNLTFCQQRKEGAFRFKHMQIRSNAESAAFYVAGDVERAKTNHTLFTLLDTQLNVANWEFWLHIAVNMFDYLGSILSYVVIAVPIFAGAYDNLTSDELYSLISQNSFVSMYLIFCFSQLIDLSNQISDIAAYSHRIGELIESLKSLPVNDYYPDKDDNEKIDPDDSKLVAIRDTQKLVEEEADISSRMSPRGDINGVDSQSIASGESLMAFQLDQVAICPPDKEEVLVKDLNLEITSSRNLMITGATGSGKTSILRVLHGMWPTAAGSVDRYPTVQPRDVMFLPQKPFLSDGTLREQIMYPAKVSSTSKPIDDDDKLLDILARVGLLKLYNRIGGFDVPVEWNWSDVMTPGEMQCLSFARLFYARPKFAILDEATSALTITHEDAMYRHCSNLNMTIVSVGHRETLRKFHDCVLHLDGKGGWTMRSLNSHN; encoded by the exons ATGGAATCTGAATCTGAGCTCCAATCACCGCCAGAAGTCAACATTAAATCTAGAAAGGATTCACAAGATGCTAAGAA ATACCGATGTGATTTCTTATTTTTGAAGAGGTTTCGTCGCATTCTAGGATTATGTTTCCCAGGATGCTTCTCTCCTCACACAGCACTATTTTTACTTTTGCTTATTGTTGCTGTTGGTG AACAAATAGCCGTTTACTATGTTGGGCTCATACCCAGTGAGTTCTACTCAGTCCTACCAGTCAAAAATTTTGATGGTTTTATGGAAGTCCTCTGGCAGTCACTCCTCTATATAATTCTTATAGCTGTG AATAAAAGTGCTCGTCAATATATCAGCAGCCTTCTATACATAAGATGGCGTGAGGCCCTTACTGCTTACATTCACAAGTATTACTTCAGAAATTTTACCTACTATCAGCTAAATGTGCTGAGGGTGGACAGTATTGACAATCC AGACCAAAGAATAACACAGGATGTAGAGAGACTATGCAATCAATTCAGCCAGATTATATCACTCTTTCTTATCTCACCATTCACTGTGGCCTTCTATACATACAACTGTTATGTCAA CTCTGGATGGATAGGCCCAGTCAGCATCTACTTGTTCTTCATAATTGGGACAGTCATTAACAAGTTTGTTATGTCACCTGTTGTTAATCTCACCTTCtgtcaacaacgaaaagaaggaGCATTCAG ATTCAAACACATGCAGATTAGGTCCAATGCTGAGTCTGCTGCATTTTATGTGGCTGGTGATGTAGAGAGAGCTAAGACCAACCATACACTGTTTACCTTGCTTGATACACAACTCAATGTAGCCAACTGGGAATTCTGGCTTCACA TTGCAGTAAACATGTTTGACTACCTGGGTAGTATTTTGAGCTATGTAGTCATTGCTGTGCCAATATTTGCTGGTGCCTATGATAATTTAACTTCAGATGAACTCTACAGCCTCATAAGCCAG aaTTCTTTTGTCAGCATGTACTTGATCTTCTGCTTTTCTCAACTCATTGATTTATCCAATCAAATATCAGACATAGCTGCATACTCACACAG AATTGGTGAGCTGATTGAGAGCCTCAAGTCCCTCCCTGTTAATGACTATTACCCTGACAAAGATGACAATGAGAAGATTGACCCTGATGACAGTAAGCTGGTTGCTATCAGGGATACGCAGAAGTTGGTGGAAGAAGAGGCTGATATTTCATCAAGGATGTCGCCCAGGGGTGACATAAATGGTGTGGATAGTCAAAGTATTGCAAGTGGGGAGAGTTTGATGGCATTCCAGTTAGACCAAGTTGCAATATGTCCTCCAGATAAGGAAGAAGTGCTAGTCAAAG ATTTGAATTTAGAAATCACTTCCAGTCGGAACCTGATGATCACTGGTGCAACAGGCAGCGGGAAGACTTCCATTTTACGTGTGTTGCATGGCATGTGGCCAACAGCAGCTGGAAGTGTGGACAGATACCCAACAGTACAACCCAGAGATGTCATGTTTTTACCCCAGAAGCCATTCTTATCGGATGGGACATTAAGAGAACAG ATAATGTACCCAGCCAAGGTATCCAGTACTTCTAAACccattgatgatgatgacaaactTCTAGATATTCTGGCTAGAGTAGGTCTGTTAAAGCTGTATAATCGCATTGGTGGCTTTGATGTACCAGTGGAATGGAACTGGTCAGATGTAATGACTCCAGGAGAGATGCAATGCCTGTCTTTTGCCAGATTGTTCTATGCTAGACCAAAGTTTGCCA TACTTGATGAAGCTACAAGTGCCTTAACAATAACCCATGAAGATGCTATGTATAGACACTGTTCAAATCTGAACATGACAATTGTAAGTGTCGGCCACCGTGAAACACTGCGGAAATTCCATGACTGCGTACTGCACCTAGACGGCAAAGGCGGTTGGACAATGAGGTCTCTCAATTCACACAACTAG